From Synchiropus splendidus isolate RoL2022-P1 chromosome 10, RoL_Sspl_1.0, whole genome shotgun sequence, the proteins below share one genomic window:
- the LOC128765702 gene encoding tubulin alpha chain-like: MRECISVHVGQAGVQMGNTCWELYCLEHKIQPDGQMPRTQDSEVHDDSFTTFFSETGARKYVPRAIFVDLEPTVIDEVRTGSYRQLFHPEQLISGKEDAANNYARGHYTIGKEIIDSVLDRIRKLADQCTGLQGFLVFHSFGGGTGSGFTSLLMERLSVDFGKKSKLEFAIYPAPQVSTAVVEPYNSILTTHTTLEHSDCAFMVDNEAIYDICRRNLDIERPSYTNLNRLISQIVSSITASLRFDGALNVDLTEFQTNLVPYPRIHFPLATYAPVISAEKAYHEQLSVAEITNACFEPANQMVKCDPRHGKYMACCLLYRGDVVPKDVNVAIAAIKTKRTIQFVDWCPTGFKVGINYQPPTVVPGGDLAKVQRAVCMLSNTTAIAEAWARLDHKFDLMYAKRAFVHWYVGEGMEEGEFSEAREDMAALEKDYEEVGIDSFEEDEEGEEY; the protein is encoded by the exons ATG CGTGAATGCATCTCAGTCCATGTTGGCCAGGCTGGTGTCCAAATGGGCAACACCTGCTGGGAGCTCTACTGTTTGGAGCACAAAATCCAGCCTGATGGGCAGATGCCAAGAACACAGGACTCAGAGGTTCACGATGATTCCTTCACCACCTTCTTCAGTGAAACCGGGGCGAGGAAGTATGTCCCGAGGGCGATCTTTGTCGATCTGGAGCCCACGGTGATCG ATGAGGTCCGGACTGGGTCTTACCGCCAGCTCTTCCACCCGGAGCAGTTGATCTCAGGAAAGGAAGACGCAGCCAACAATTACGCCCGTGGACACTACACAATCGGCAAAGAAATCATTGACTCTGTCCTCGATAGGATTCGCAAACTG GCGGACCAGTGCACTGGTCTCCAGGGATTCCTGGTCTTCCATTCCTTCGGTGGAGGCACTGGCTCaggcttcacctctctgctAATGGAGCGTCTCTCCGTTGACTTCGGCAAGAAGTCCAAGCTTGAGTTTGCGATCTACCCAGCTCCCCAGgtttccactgctgtggtggagCCCTACAACTCCATCCTGACCACCCACACCACCCTGGAGCACTCCGACTGTGCCTTCATGGTGGACAACGAAGCCATCTATGACATCTGCCGCAGGAACCTGGACATCGAACGCCCTTCTTACACCAACCTCAACCGCCTTATCAGCCAGATTGTGTCCTCCATCACAGCGTCCCTTCGCTTCGATGGCGCCCTGAATGTGGATCTCACTGAGTTCCAGACCAATCTGGTGCCTTACCCTCGTATCCACTTCCCACTAGCTACCTACGCCCCAGTCATCTCTGCAGAGAAAGCCTACCACGAGCAGCTGTCAGTTGCAGAAATCACCAACGCCTGCTTCGAGCCAGCCAACCAGATGGTGAAGTGCGACCCCCGTCACGGTAAATACATGGCGTGCTGCCTGCTGTATCGCGGTGACGTGGTGCCCAAAGATGTCAACGTGGCCATTGCTGCCATCAAAACCAAACGCACCATCCAGTTTGTGGACTGGTGCCCCACCGGCTTCAAGGTGGGCATCAACTACCAGCCCCCCACTGTGGTCCCAGGAGGAGACCTGGCCAAGGTGCAGAGGGCGGTGTGCATGCTGAGCAACACCACTGCCATCGCCGAGGCCTGGGCTCGCCTGGACCACAAGTTTGACCTCATGTACGCCAAGAGGGCCTTTGTCCACTGGTATGTGGGGGAGgggatggaggagggagagttCTCCGAGGCCAGAGAAGACATGGCAGCGCTGGAGAAGGATTACGAAGAAGTTGGCATTGATTCctttgaggaagatgaggaaggagaggagtaCTAA